In Acidianus brierleyi, one genomic interval encodes:
- a CDS encoding NOG1 family protein encodes MLNPFEKVKCPPKINDMIKIQLDRLPKIAGENIKDREIRRLISYRDNLKKYLEFIRSLPKIDKLHPFYRESVEIIAKKSSKEIDFCVLIAMRTINLSIKILNEYISNIKRSDQSLSNRLMRQGFGRASSVLRKDRCIDWLIDLIKELKKLKAINPDLPTVIVAGPPNVGKSTLVSKISSAKPEIASYPFTTKEIHVGHIDWNYTKIQVIDTPGILDRPNEKRNEIEKKALNAIKNLNGIIVFLFDVSKYSIYSAKEQLDLYNEILQFNKKIIVAINKIDDADNSLLENIVKSLDVPFLRISAEQGSGIEDLKNKIFQILQE; translated from the coding sequence ATGCTGAATCCTTTTGAGAAAGTAAAATGCCCACCAAAAATAAATGATATGATAAAAATTCAATTAGATAGACTTCCTAAGATAGCTGGAGAAAATATTAAAGATAGAGAAATTAGAAGACTCATTTCATATCGTGACAATTTAAAAAAATACTTGGAGTTTATTAGATCTTTACCTAAAATTGATAAGTTACACCCATTTTATCGTGAGTCTGTAGAAATAATAGCAAAAAAATCATCAAAAGAGATAGATTTTTGTGTTTTAATTGCTATGAGAACCATAAATCTTTCTATAAAAATATTAAATGAATATATTTCCAATATTAAAAGATCTGACCAAAGTCTCAGTAATAGGTTGATGAGGCAAGGTTTTGGCAGAGCATCGTCTGTATTGAGAAAAGACAGATGCATTGACTGGTTAATAGATCTTATAAAAGAATTAAAAAAATTGAAAGCTATAAATCCTGATTTGCCTACAGTAATTGTGGCTGGACCACCGAATGTAGGAAAATCTACTCTTGTATCTAAGATATCTTCTGCCAAGCCAGAAATAGCTAGTTATCCTTTTACAACAAAGGAAATTCATGTAGGGCACATAGATTGGAATTATACTAAAATTCAAGTTATAGATACCCCAGGAATTTTAGATAGACCCAACGAGAAGAGAAATGAGATAGAAAAGAAGGCTCTTAATGCCATTAAAAATTTAAATGGTATAATAGTTTTTTTATTTGATGTATCAAAATATTCAATTTATTCTGCAAAAGAACAATTAGATCTTTATAATGAGATACTTCAATTTAATAAGAAAATTATAGTTGCCATAAACAAAATTGACGATGCTGATAATTCACTTTTAGAAAATATTGTAAAATCATTAGATGTACCTTTTTTAAGAATATCTGCAGAACAAGGATCAGGAATAGAAGATTTAAAAAATAAGATATTCCAGATACTTCAAGAGTAA
- a CDS encoding 7-carboxy-7-deazaguanine synthase QueE, which yields MRYWIIEIFTSIQGEGDVIGYPSNFIRLAGCNLRCVWCDTKYSWIRHDGKEMSIEDILQNINLNIKYTTITGGEPLLQNIEPLAKTLKEYEHFIIVETNGTIKPSEELKKLVDVFSVSPKLSNSGFKINYNFEDDWASYYKFVIDKVEDLLEVKSFIEKHNINPKKVIVQPNGLSKDYIESLRELADAIMRMNLPFRVLPQLHRIISYR from the coding sequence TTGAGATACTGGATAATAGAGATATTTACGTCTATACAAGGAGAAGGAGATGTTATAGGTTATCCGTCTAATTTTATAAGATTAGCAGGTTGCAATTTAAGATGCGTTTGGTGCGATACTAAATACTCATGGATAAGGCATGATGGAAAAGAAATGTCAATAGAAGATATTTTACAAAATATTAATTTAAATATAAAATATACTACAATAACTGGAGGAGAACCTCTTTTACAGAATATAGAGCCGTTAGCCAAGACGTTAAAAGAGTATGAACATTTTATTATAGTAGAAACAAACGGCACAATAAAACCTTCAGAGGAATTAAAAAAACTTGTAGATGTTTTCTCTGTATCTCCGAAACTATCTAATTCAGGATTTAAAATCAACTATAATTTTGAAGATGATTGGGCCTCATACTATAAGTTCGTCATAGATAAAGTGGAAGATTTACTTGAAGTAAAAAGCTTTATTGAAAAACATAATATCAACCCTAAAAAAGTAATAGTACAACCTAATGGTCTTAGCAAAGACTATATAGAAAGTCTAAGAGAATTAGCCGATGCTATAATGAGAATGAACCTTCCTTTCAGAGTTCTCCCCCAGCTTCACAGAATTATTTCCTACAGATAA
- a CDS encoding tRNA(Phe) 7-((3-amino-3-carboxypropyl)-4-demethylwyosine(37)-N(4))-methyltransferase, which translates to MSSWQDFKKKALERINHDKEIGYLDPDIYDLLMAFFKREKTYTYSSCSGRITIVDSILPWVRKNSTIVFKNHLGITEEDVIDILNKGQLYRLWLITQGPIVHAYTEDEEEAWKIIKIARDAGFKHSGILTKNSKGILVELRTGIRFVHLIRENEEQKINSEDVSRLVKISNEILLSGKEKMRNLQNILELSVGNNSVKLGENSERKVHSHYSIG; encoded by the coding sequence ATGTCAAGTTGGCAAGATTTCAAGAAAAAGGCCTTAGAGCGCATCAATCATGATAAGGAGATTGGATATCTAGATCCTGACATCTATGATCTTTTAATGGCATTTTTTAAACGAGAAAAAACATATACGTATAGTAGTTGTAGCGGAAGAATTACCATAGTTGACTCAATTTTACCATGGGTTAGGAAAAACTCTACTATAGTGTTTAAAAATCATCTAGGTATAACAGAAGAGGACGTTATTGACATACTGAATAAAGGGCAGCTCTATAGACTTTGGCTAATAACTCAAGGACCTATTGTTCATGCTTATACAGAGGACGAAGAAGAAGCATGGAAAATAATAAAAATTGCAAGAGATGCAGGCTTTAAGCATAGCGGAATACTAACTAAAAATAGTAAGGGAATTCTAGTGGAATTAAGGACTGGCATAAGGTTTGTTCATTTAATAAGAGAAAATGAAGAACAGAAAATCAATTCTGAAGATGTGTCACGATTAGTTAAAATATCTAACGAAATTCTCCTTTCCGGCAAAGAAAAGATGAGAAATCTTCAAAATATTTTGGAATTATCTGTAGGAAATAATTCTGTGAAGCTGGGGGAGAACTCTGAAAGGAAGGTTCATTCTCATTATAGCATCGGCTAA
- the purL gene encoding phosphoribosylformylglycinamidine synthase subunit PurL, with product MVNLTQYEIDYVKKALGRDPNEAEWKTIDALWSEHCSYKSSKIFLRSFPSEGKGVIMGIEDWQDAGAVDIGDNYAIVIKVESHNHPSAIDPFNGAATGVGGIIRDIISKGAKPLALLDMIRVGNLSDNKNKWLLKNIISGIGFYGNSIGVPVVGGELAFDNSYSDNPLVDIACVGIVNKNKIKPSIVNRKGLKIVIAGLTGIDGLGGASFASRKLSGEDEIGAVQIADPFAGKIIMDVTLEIQDKVEAIKDLGGGGLAVAVTEMSNGLGVVVSLDKVPLRVKDMRPEDILVSETQERMLYAVKDENVQDVCKAFEYYDYPCSVIGEITGDGVVRFTYNNKEIVSLSSDLLLYPPLYAWPIEEKKESNEVKPNIEIKTAIEKILLNPDLVSKEWAYSQFDYEVGTSTVLKPGMADSSVISLPNGKLLAIKGDANPDLCEEDAYECGKYIFAEAYKNLASVGSKGIVAVDHLQFGDPKRPEIYNDFVESVRGIGEAARFFSIPIVGGKVSFYNENKNNIPIKPTPLIVMAGLIEGKLLKPRIEEGNIVILGYTRNEMRGSLFSKIFGKYGNIPKSRLQEDLLASEITLNLINDDKIYFAKDVSRGGIIGSLMPILAYGYTVSIDTSKIIGTEDIYAKLFSENSGRFVFITSDPFSISDLAKKKGMIASTIGKVRKGNYLEIDSLKFNISHIIDHYYNYLRDEIE from the coding sequence ATGGTAAATCTTACTCAATACGAAATAGATTATGTTAAAAAGGCATTGGGGAGAGATCCTAATGAAGCGGAATGGAAGACTATAGATGCTTTATGGTCTGAGCATTGCTCATATAAATCATCAAAAATCTTTCTTAGAAGTTTTCCAAGCGAAGGAAAAGGAGTAATTATGGGTATAGAAGATTGGCAAGACGCAGGTGCTGTTGACATAGGAGATAACTATGCAATAGTAATCAAAGTAGAAAGTCATAATCATCCTTCTGCTATAGATCCTTTTAATGGTGCGGCAACTGGGGTAGGAGGAATTATAAGAGATATAATAAGCAAGGGTGCAAAACCATTAGCCTTATTAGATATGATAAGAGTAGGTAACCTATCAGATAATAAAAATAAATGGTTATTGAAAAATATTATTTCTGGAATAGGATTCTATGGTAATAGTATAGGTGTTCCAGTTGTAGGTGGAGAGCTAGCATTTGATAATTCTTATTCAGATAATCCTTTGGTTGATATAGCATGTGTTGGTATAGTAAATAAAAACAAAATAAAACCAAGTATAGTAAATAGGAAAGGCTTAAAGATAGTTATTGCTGGGCTAACAGGAATAGATGGACTAGGAGGTGCGTCATTTGCATCAAGAAAATTGAGTGGAGAAGATGAAATAGGTGCTGTGCAAATAGCAGATCCTTTCGCTGGAAAGATAATAATGGATGTTACACTTGAAATTCAAGACAAGGTAGAAGCCATAAAAGATCTTGGCGGAGGAGGTTTAGCCGTAGCTGTAACTGAAATGTCTAATGGATTAGGAGTAGTAGTTAGCCTAGATAAAGTACCGCTAAGGGTAAAAGATATGAGACCAGAAGATATACTAGTTTCTGAAACACAAGAAAGAATGCTCTATGCTGTAAAAGACGAGAATGTGCAAGACGTATGTAAGGCATTCGAATATTATGACTATCCATGTTCGGTTATAGGAGAAATTACTGGTGATGGTGTAGTAAGATTCACTTATAATAATAAAGAAATAGTGTCATTATCTTCTGACCTTCTTTTATATCCCCCACTCTATGCTTGGCCTATAGAGGAAAAGAAGGAAAGTAACGAAGTAAAACCTAATATAGAAATAAAGACAGCAATAGAGAAAATATTGTTAAATCCAGATTTAGTAAGTAAAGAATGGGCATATTCCCAATTCGACTATGAAGTAGGCACTTCTACAGTGTTAAAACCAGGAATGGCTGATTCTTCTGTTATATCATTGCCTAATGGAAAATTATTAGCAATAAAAGGCGACGCAAATCCGGACCTATGTGAAGAAGACGCTTATGAGTGTGGAAAATATATATTTGCAGAAGCTTACAAGAACCTGGCATCTGTAGGTTCTAAAGGTATAGTGGCAGTAGATCATCTTCAATTCGGCGATCCAAAAAGACCAGAAATCTATAATGATTTTGTAGAATCTGTAAGAGGTATAGGCGAAGCTGCTAGGTTCTTTTCTATTCCTATAGTTGGTGGAAAGGTTTCCTTTTATAATGAAAATAAGAATAACATACCAATAAAACCTACTCCACTAATTGTAATGGCGGGTTTAATTGAAGGAAAACTATTAAAACCTAGAATAGAAGAAGGCAATATTGTAATTTTAGGGTATACTAGAAATGAGATGAGAGGCTCGCTATTTTCAAAGATATTTGGAAAATATGGAAATATACCTAAAAGTAGGCTTCAAGAAGATCTTCTAGCGAGTGAAATTACATTAAATCTCATAAATGATGACAAAATATATTTTGCAAAGGATGTTAGTAGGGGAGGTATAATAGGTTCTCTTATGCCTATACTAGCTTATGGTTATACTGTATCCATAGACACTTCCAAAATTATAGGAACTGAGGACATATATGCAAAGCTATTTTCAGAAAATAGTGGTAGATTCGTTTTTATTACATCTGATCCATTTTCAATTAGTGATTTAGCTAAGAAAAAAGGTATGATAGCATCTACTATAGGTAAAGTAAGGAAAGGAAACTATTTAGAAATAGATTCATTAAAATTCAATATATCTCACATAATAGATCATTATTATAATTACTTAAGAGATGAGATAGAATGA
- the purS gene encoding phosphoribosylformylglycinamidine synthase subunit PurS yields the protein MMFKVELMILNKEGIRDPEGETIQRYIAKKNSDKIKNIRVGKYLLFDINANDEVEARDIVYKLANENRLYNPIVHKIDIRVNKIEDCNN from the coding sequence ATAATGTTTAAAGTAGAGCTAATGATACTAAATAAGGAAGGTATTAGAGATCCAGAAGGAGAAACTATTCAGAGGTATATAGCTAAAAAGAACAGCGATAAAATAAAGAACATAAGAGTAGGTAAATATTTGCTTTTTGATATAAATGCAAATGACGAGGTGGAAGCTAGAGATATTGTGTATAAATTAGCAAATGAGAATAGACTGTATAATCCTATAGTACATAAAATTGATATAAGAGTGAATAAAATTGAAGACTGCAATAATTAA
- the metG gene encoding methionine--tRNA ligase subunit beta, which yields MIVQSDMEITIDDFAKIEMKVGIVKKAERIEGTKLLRLIIDVGGEDRQIISGIAEYYTPEQMINKKVIVLTNLKPKMIRGYESQGMILAAGCKEDEEKGIKPSLLTPDSEVPSGTRIC from the coding sequence ATGATTGTCCAGAGTGATATGGAAATAACAATAGACGATTTCGCAAAGATAGAAATGAAAGTAGGAATAGTAAAAAAAGCTGAAAGAATTGAAGGAACAAAGTTATTAAGATTAATAATAGATGTAGGAGGAGAAGATAGGCAAATAATTTCTGGAATAGCAGAGTACTATACGCCTGAACAAATGATAAATAAGAAAGTTATAGTTCTCACGAATTTGAAACCAAAAATGATTAGAGGATATGAAAGTCAAGGAATGATACTTGCAGCAGGATGTAAAGAAGACGAAGAAAAAGGGATAAAACCAAGTCTTTTAACACCGGATTCTGAAGTACCATCAGGCACAAGAATATGCTGA
- a CDS encoding phosphoribosylaminoimidazolesuccinocarboxamide synthase, with amino-acid sequence METRKIGEGKTKEVYSYDASHVLLKFKDSITAGDGAKADILKDKGVINAQTSAIIFRVLERNNIKTHYVGMYDERTMIAEKLSMIPVEVVLRNIATGSIVKRLPIKEGEVFEPPIIEFFLKDDSRHDPMLNYYHMEFFKLMKKNEAEKIESIMLKVNKILLDLINRMDFVLYDFKLEFGRNNNELIIGDEITLDSMRIRDKNGRILDKDLYRKGYPLDIVASSYREFLDKLSKVV; translated from the coding sequence ATGGAGACCCGTAAAATCGGGGAAGGTAAAACAAAAGAAGTTTATAGTTATGATGCGTCCCATGTACTTCTAAAGTTCAAAGATAGTATAACAGCCGGTGATGGAGCCAAGGCTGATATTCTTAAAGATAAGGGTGTCATTAATGCACAGACGTCTGCAATTATTTTTAGAGTATTAGAGAGAAATAATATCAAGACTCATTACGTGGGTATGTACGATGAAAGGACAATGATAGCTGAGAAGCTTTCCATGATACCTGTCGAGGTCGTTTTAAGAAATATTGCTACTGGCAGTATAGTGAAAAGACTGCCTATAAAAGAAGGAGAGGTATTTGAACCTCCAATTATAGAGTTTTTCCTAAAAGACGATAGTAGGCATGATCCTATGCTTAATTATTATCATATGGAATTTTTTAAATTGATGAAGAAGAACGAGGCTGAAAAAATAGAAAGTATTATGCTTAAAGTAAACAAAATTCTATTAGATCTTATAAATAGGATGGATTTTGTCTTATATGATTTTAAGTTAGAATTTGGAAGAAATAACAACGAATTAATCATAGGAGACGAAATAACGTTAGATTCTATGAGAATAAGGGATAAGAATGGAAGAATACTAGACAAGGATTTGTATAGAAAGGGATACCCTTTAGATATAGTAGCGTCTTCTTATAGAGAATTCTTAGATAAATTAAGTAAGGTGGTATAA
- the purQ gene encoding phosphoribosylformylglycinamidine synthase I yields the protein MKTAIIKFPGTTCDNDVLKALNEIKIDAEIVRYKDFDPDKYSSVIIPGGFSFGDYLRAGSIAANTETMKRVREMADDGKIVLGICNGFQILTESGLLKGALLPNLNLKFISKWVNIKVVRNNTLLTKKLQKKVLRMPIAHAEGRFFLNEEEAKDLMVFQYSDEKGNIEEKYNPNGSILNIAGIANEEGNIIGLMPHPERASFNLTSIDGSTDGLLLLRGLKW from the coding sequence TTGAAGACTGCAATAATTAAATTCCCTGGAACTACTTGTGACAATGATGTGTTAAAGGCATTAAATGAAATTAAAATAGATGCTGAAATAGTTAGGTACAAGGATTTTGATCCTGACAAATATTCTTCTGTAATTATTCCTGGAGGATTTAGCTTTGGTGATTATTTAAGGGCGGGTAGTATAGCGGCTAACACTGAGACAATGAAACGAGTAAGAGAAATGGCAGACGATGGAAAAATAGTTCTTGGAATATGTAATGGTTTTCAGATATTAACAGAAAGTGGCTTATTAAAAGGTGCACTACTACCTAATCTGAATCTTAAGTTTATAAGTAAGTGGGTGAATATTAAGGTAGTAAGAAATAATACGTTATTAACAAAAAAATTACAGAAAAAAGTTCTAAGAATGCCTATTGCTCATGCAGAAGGTAGGTTCTTTCTAAATGAGGAGGAGGCTAAGGACTTAATGGTTTTTCAGTACTCAGATGAGAAAGGAAACATAGAAGAAAAATATAATCCAAACGGTTCAATATTGAATATTGCTGGAATTGCTAATGAAGAAGGAAATATAATAGGTCTCATGCCACATCCAGAAAGGGCTTCTTTTAACTTAACTTCTATTGACGGATCTACTGATGGACTTTTACTCCTTAGGGGTTTGAAATGGTAA